In Archangium violaceum, the following are encoded in one genomic region:
- a CDS encoding 3-deoxy-D-manno-octulosonic acid transferase encodes MRLLYVLASYVLFAVLFPVLSLHRKTRHGLRQRLGFYARGELPARGPGPTIWMHGASAGDLLALSPMFGPLRARFPGCRIVLSTMTNSGYMMGRERLAKQVDGVVYAPYDLWGATRRAVRAIQPDLLVLEYTEIWPNLIRAARRAGVRVALTNGRFSPAHQGKYRLLFSLIGNPLRDMDLFLMRGEDEAERVLGLGAPRERVFMTGNTKFDALAVGDVGREDEALRSALGLREGERVWIAGSTHEGEEEHLLGVYRRLLEAHPDLRLVIAPRYIERAGRIVALAREAGLGAGLRSKGNEEGGRVVVLDTIGELSRAYRLATLVFVGGSFTKRGGQNILEPAGQGKPVLFGPHMENFRDSVQVLVGRGGIQVKDADQLYRVMTELLAKPETVTSLGELARTTVRQISGASQRNVDQMARILPSPSGRGTG; translated from the coding sequence ATGCGACTCCTCTATGTCCTCGCCAGCTATGTGCTCTTCGCGGTGCTCTTCCCGGTGCTGTCGCTGCACCGCAAGACGCGGCACGGGCTGAGGCAGCGGCTCGGTTTCTACGCGCGGGGGGAGCTGCCGGCGCGAGGGCCCGGGCCGACGATCTGGATGCACGGGGCGAGCGCGGGAGATCTGCTGGCGCTCTCGCCGATGTTCGGCCCGCTGAGGGCGCGCTTTCCGGGATGCCGCATCGTGCTCTCCACGATGACGAACTCGGGCTACATGATGGGGCGCGAGCGGCTGGCGAAGCAGGTGGACGGGGTGGTGTACGCGCCGTACGACCTGTGGGGGGCCACGAGGAGGGCGGTGCGGGCCATCCAGCCGGACCTGTTGGTGCTCGAGTACACGGAGATCTGGCCCAACCTCATCCGTGCGGCGAGGAGGGCGGGGGTGCGAGTGGCGCTGACGAACGGGCGCTTCTCGCCGGCGCACCAGGGCAAGTACCGGCTGCTGTTCTCGCTGATCGGCAATCCGCTCAGGGACATGGATCTGTTCCTGATGAGGGGAGAGGACGAGGCGGAGCGGGTCTTGGGACTGGGGGCGCCGAGGGAGCGGGTGTTCATGACGGGGAACACGAAGTTCGACGCGCTGGCGGTGGGGGACGTGGGGAGGGAGGACGAGGCGCTGCGGAGCGCGCTGGGGCTGAGGGAGGGGGAGCGGGTGTGGATCGCCGGCAGCACGCACGAGGGGGAGGAGGAGCACCTGCTGGGGGTGTACCGGCGGCTGCTGGAGGCGCACCCGGATCTGCGGTTGGTGATCGCGCCGAGGTACATCGAGAGGGCGGGGAGGATCGTGGCGCTGGCGAGGGAGGCGGGGCTGGGGGCGGGATTGCGCTCGAAGGGGAACGAGGAGGGAGGGCGGGTGGTGGTGCTGGATACGATTGGGGAGCTGTCGAGGGCGTACCGGCTGGCGACGCTGGTGTTCGTGGGAGGGTCGTTCACGAAGAGAGGGGGCCAGAACATCCTGGAACCCGCGGGGCAGGGGAAACCGGTGCTGTTCGGGCCGCACATGGAGAACTTCCGGGACAGCGTGCAGGTGCTGGTGGGGAGGGGAGGGATCCAGGTGAAGGACGCGGACCAGCTGTACCGGGTGATGACGGAGCTGTTGGCGAAGCCGGAGACGGTGACGTCGTTGGGAGAACTGGCGAGGACGACGGTGAGGCAGATATCGGGGGCGAGCCAGCGCAACGTGGATCAGATGGCGCGAATCCTCCCCTCTCCCTCTGGGAGAGGGACGGGGTGA
- the gmk gene encoding guanylate kinase, translating into MNESTSLQPGILLVLSAASGTGKTTLARRLLGELPDGIFSISVTTRKPRGREQDGVDYHFVDVTSFQERIERGEFVEWAEVHGHFYGSSQAVVEEARARRGVAIFDIDVQGGHAIKRKHPDAVLAFVLPPSMDELERRLRDRGTDSEDTIRRRMLAARSEIERGIATYDYVIVNDDFERAYKELHSVVIAERCRRGRVDLAKLRLEMPGTSDAGH; encoded by the coding sequence ATGAACGAGTCCACTTCATTGCAGCCCGGCATCCTGCTCGTCCTCTCCGCGGCGTCGGGGACGGGGAAGACCACCCTGGCGCGCCGTCTGCTCGGCGAGCTGCCGGATGGCATCTTCTCCATCAGCGTCACCACCCGAAAGCCGCGAGGCCGGGAGCAGGACGGGGTGGATTACCACTTCGTGGACGTCACCTCCTTCCAGGAGCGGATCGAGCGGGGCGAATTCGTCGAATGGGCCGAGGTCCACGGCCATTTCTACGGGAGCTCCCAGGCGGTGGTGGAGGAGGCCCGGGCCCGGCGGGGCGTGGCCATCTTCGACATCGACGTGCAGGGCGGGCATGCGATCAAGCGCAAGCACCCTGATGCGGTGCTCGCCTTCGTTCTGCCTCCTTCAATGGACGAGCTCGAGCGGCGTCTGCGCGATCGGGGGACGGACTCCGAGGACACCATCCGCCGCCGGATGCTGGCGGCTCGCTCGGAGATCGAGCGAGGGATCGCGACCTACGACTACGTCATCGTGAACGACGACTTCGAGCGCGCCTATAAGGAACTGCACTCGGTGGTCATCGCCGAGCGCTGCAGGCGGGGGCGGGTGGATCTCGCGAAACTCCGGTTGGAGATGCCAGGGACCTCGGACGCGGGACACTGA
- a CDS encoding adenylyltransferase/cytidyltransferase family protein, with protein sequence MSTSQKVGRLSEVVEQRERWRAEGKTVALANGVFDLIHVGHVRYLEGAKELADYLVVAVNSDASTRAYKGPDRPHIPEGERAEMVAALACTDRVVVFDEPNVRTIIRTLKPDVHVKGTDYTPDTIPEADEVKAYGGRVAVAGDPKNHSTTELAKRLQSERGTK encoded by the coding sequence GTGAGTACGAGCCAGAAGGTGGGGAGGCTGTCGGAGGTGGTGGAGCAGCGCGAGCGCTGGAGGGCGGAGGGGAAGACGGTGGCACTGGCCAACGGGGTCTTCGATCTGATCCACGTGGGGCACGTGCGCTATCTGGAGGGGGCGAAGGAGCTGGCGGACTACCTGGTGGTGGCGGTGAATTCGGACGCGTCGACGAGGGCGTACAAGGGGCCGGACCGACCCCACATTCCAGAGGGAGAGCGGGCGGAGATGGTGGCGGCGCTGGCGTGTACGGATCGGGTGGTGGTGTTCGACGAGCCGAACGTGAGGACCATCATCCGGACGTTGAAGCCGGACGTGCACGTGAAGGGGACGGACTACACGCCGGACACGATTCCCGAGGCGGACGAGGTAAAGGCCTACGGGGGGCGGGTGGCGGTGGCGGGAGATCCAAAGAATCACAGCACGACGGAGCTGGCGAAGAGGCTGCAGTCAGAGCGAGGAACGAAGTAG
- the lpxK gene encoding tetraacyldisaccharide 4'-kinase, translating to MSEPAPRREGPTAIERVFYPGRAESWGRRALLAPLEALAWGYGAGVRLRGALYDAGLWRGERVEGLRVVSVGNLNVGGTGKTPAVLYLAELLVREGRRVGILTRGYGRGTKEPLTFTGKGPLPTVEEAGDEPLLLARRCPEARLLVGADRRMLARRARDEFGLEVVLLDDGFQHRKLARDEDVVVVDEAVGFGNGRMLPRGPLREPLSALERATLFWVRAASVPGPELPPLPAPRVRTRYRPTEWVDPSGTRHPPETLSGRAVLALAGLARPGGFLRTLGELGTEVRGTAFFPDHHRFTGRELREVSTRAASLGARVVTTEKDLVRLPGGFEAWTVRLGVEVLEGESHLRRALGLG from the coding sequence GTGAGCGAGCCGGCGCCGAGGCGGGAAGGGCCGACGGCCATCGAGCGGGTCTTCTATCCGGGGAGGGCGGAGTCCTGGGGGAGGAGGGCGCTGTTGGCGCCGCTGGAGGCGCTGGCCTGGGGATACGGGGCGGGAGTGAGGCTGAGGGGAGCGCTCTACGACGCGGGCCTGTGGAGAGGGGAGCGGGTGGAGGGGCTGCGGGTCGTGTCGGTGGGCAACCTGAACGTGGGGGGGACGGGGAAGACGCCGGCGGTGCTGTACCTGGCGGAGCTGCTGGTGAGGGAGGGGAGGCGGGTGGGAATCCTGACGCGAGGGTACGGGAGGGGCACGAAGGAGCCGCTCACGTTCACGGGGAAGGGGCCGTTGCCGACGGTGGAGGAGGCAGGGGACGAGCCGCTGCTGCTGGCGCGCCGTTGCCCCGAGGCGAGGCTGCTGGTGGGAGCGGATCGGCGGATGCTGGCGCGCCGGGCGAGGGACGAGTTCGGGCTGGAGGTGGTGTTGCTGGACGATGGCTTCCAGCACCGGAAGCTGGCGAGGGACGAGGACGTGGTGGTGGTGGACGAGGCGGTGGGATTTGGCAACGGGAGGATGTTGCCGAGAGGCCCGCTGCGAGAGCCGCTCTCGGCCCTGGAGAGGGCCACGCTCTTCTGGGTGCGAGCCGCGTCGGTGCCGGGGCCGGAGCTGCCGCCACTGCCAGCGCCGCGAGTGAGGACGCGCTATCGGCCAACGGAGTGGGTGGACCCGTCGGGGACGCGGCACCCACCGGAGACGCTGTCTGGACGAGCGGTGTTGGCGCTGGCGGGGCTTGCTCGGCCGGGGGGCTTCCTGAGGACGCTGGGCGAGCTGGGGACCGAGGTGAGGGGAACGGCCTTCTTTCCGGACCACCACCGCTTCACGGGGAGGGAACTGCGGGAGGTGAGCACGAGGGCGGCGAGCCTGGGAGCGCGGGTGGTGACGACGGAGAAGGACCTGGTGCGGTTGCCTGGGGGCTTCGAGGCGTGGACGGTGCGGTTGGGGGTGGAGGTGCTGGAGGGAGAGTCGCACCTCCGGCGGGCGCTCGGGCTCGGGTAG
- a CDS encoding glycosyltransferase family 9 protein, with product MVWHKRLESWAKLALALVASVLLWRPGRRRKAGAPLPSPKRVLLVRIDNRVGEALLTTPLLSSLKASPHPPEVHVLVHSKVARVLSGHPHADRIIPFDRRLLWLGALSPGIRSLRRERYDVVVDCSNWSTPSVTSALISRLVGPRAIVIGPHQWPVHYLHSLSVPARSDSPRELTQRVHLLSPLLQGPPHELMSFREPLISDSFRAWLEAGSGSPRAVVNPGGRLGWRRIPPEAFASAARALIASGRTPIVTWGPGEEELARSVVASAPGSLMAPPTSIDELAALMRSAGLTVCNNTGPMHLSVSLGAPTLGLFLRMDMARWGHPHPPHRMVDLTPVVDSGGDLEARVFEEVRSFANGLSSRASAHRGQ from the coding sequence ATGGTCTGGCACAAGCGGCTCGAGTCCTGGGCGAAGCTGGCACTCGCTCTCGTGGCTTCCGTCCTCCTCTGGCGCCCTGGTCGCCGGCGGAAGGCCGGAGCTCCCCTCCCCTCCCCCAAGCGCGTCCTCCTCGTCCGTATCGACAACCGGGTCGGCGAGGCGCTCCTCACCACCCCCCTCCTCAGCTCCCTCAAGGCCTCCCCCCACCCCCCGGAGGTCCACGTCCTCGTCCACTCCAAGGTCGCCCGCGTCCTCTCCGGCCACCCCCACGCCGACCGCATCATCCCCTTCGACCGGCGGCTCCTCTGGCTCGGCGCCCTCTCCCCCGGCATCCGCTCCCTGCGCCGCGAGCGCTATGACGTCGTCGTCGACTGCTCCAACTGGTCCACCCCCTCCGTCACCTCCGCCCTCATCTCCCGGCTCGTCGGGCCTCGCGCCATCGTCATCGGGCCCCACCAGTGGCCCGTTCATTACCTCCACTCGCTCTCCGTCCCCGCTCGCTCCGATTCCCCTCGCGAGCTGACGCAGCGCGTCCACCTGCTCTCACCCCTCCTCCAGGGCCCTCCCCATGAGCTGATGTCCTTCCGCGAGCCCCTCATCAGTGACTCGTTCCGTGCTTGGCTCGAGGCGGGCTCGGGCTCCCCCCGCGCCGTGGTCAACCCCGGCGGGCGACTCGGCTGGCGCCGCATCCCTCCCGAGGCCTTCGCCTCCGCCGCCCGCGCATTGATCGCCTCCGGTCGCACCCCCATCGTCACCTGGGGCCCCGGAGAAGAGGAGCTCGCTCGCTCCGTCGTCGCCTCCGCCCCCGGCTCCCTGATGGCTCCCCCCACCAGCATCGACGAGCTCGCCGCCCTCATGCGCTCCGCCGGCCTCACCGTCTGCAACAACACCGGCCCCATGCACCTGTCCGTCTCCCTCGGGGCTCCTACCCTCGGGCTCTTCCTCCGCATGGACATGGCTCGCTGGGGTCACCCCCACCCTCCTCACCGCATGGTCGACCTGACTCCCGTCGTCGACTCCGGTGGCGATCTGGAAGCTCGTGTCTTCGAAGAGGTGCGCTCTTTCGCCAACGGGTTGTCCTCTCGGGCCTCCGCCCACAGAGGTCAGTAG
- a CDS encoding M4 family metallopeptidase: MMMGACNENTAPAGDKPAGVRTLASALGNNNIVDAEKDGTARFITGELGTLPASLSAEAALTADLGPALASIAPQFKLDPSNLILKRAYADAQGDLHYRYGVLHNGRAIIGGELRLHARAGKIFAANTNVRGDLVGPEKASVAPEAAISAAAEDRLAPQSPSVAGEPSLSYFRAGDKLVLVYEVRQTGTQADGTPVDDSVLVNAIDGSVVERIPHIHTALNRKLYDGKTLSTLPGTLTRSEGEAAVADTVVNTNYDHLGTVYSCYSTLFARDSINNAGATLISTVHHRVKYVNAFWDGTQMVYGDGDNVTATNLANSLDVTAHELTHAVTDNESDLIYSGESGGLNESMSDIFGAVCEWYGDGKVVSDRTWLIGDDVWTPATPGDALRYMANPTQDGDSLDYYPDYASGVDVHYSSGISNLAFYLLSQGGTHPKGKTTQAVAGIGIEKAARIFYKANADIMTPSTTFEQAKVATEQAAQQLGYDAATIASVSNAWKAVGVGVPVPPPVNTPIEKNVPVTDVAGAKGSKQYYSFTVPEGATDLTVSIAGGTGDADLYVRFNNAPTTTQYDCRPYKSGNAETCTFAAPSQGTWYALLNGFSAYTGVTLSVTWKGGYVPIEEGVKLSGLSGVAGSDQVYKLPVVTSTKANTRTDLFVIIYGGKGNADLYVQHGSAPKAYEYECRGVSEHNLEICRIKGVRDGNYYIQVFGAKGGYEGLNLVGKTNTVRVRPGHYDRDDFGLGDLIGLGININD; encoded by the coding sequence ATGATGATGGGCGCCTGCAACGAGAACACCGCCCCTGCGGGCGACAAGCCGGCGGGTGTGCGGACGCTGGCCTCGGCCCTGGGCAACAACAACATCGTGGACGCCGAGAAGGACGGCACCGCCCGGTTCATCACCGGCGAGCTGGGCACCCTGCCCGCGTCCCTGTCCGCCGAGGCCGCTCTCACCGCGGACCTGGGCCCCGCGCTGGCGAGCATCGCGCCCCAGTTCAAGCTCGACCCGTCCAACCTCATCCTCAAGCGCGCCTACGCCGATGCGCAGGGCGACCTGCACTACCGCTATGGCGTGCTCCACAACGGGCGGGCCATCATTGGCGGCGAGCTGCGCCTGCACGCGCGTGCCGGGAAGATCTTCGCGGCCAACACCAACGTCCGTGGTGACCTGGTAGGCCCCGAGAAGGCGTCCGTGGCCCCCGAGGCCGCCATCAGCGCCGCCGCCGAGGACCGTCTGGCCCCCCAGTCCCCCAGCGTCGCGGGTGAGCCGTCGCTCTCCTACTTCCGCGCTGGCGACAAGCTGGTCCTGGTCTACGAGGTCCGCCAGACCGGTACGCAGGCCGACGGCACCCCGGTGGACGACTCGGTGCTGGTGAATGCCATCGACGGCTCGGTCGTGGAGCGCATCCCGCACATCCACACCGCCCTGAACCGCAAGCTGTACGACGGCAAGACCCTCTCCACCCTGCCGGGCACCCTGACGCGCTCCGAGGGTGAGGCGGCGGTCGCCGACACCGTGGTCAACACCAACTACGACCACCTCGGCACGGTCTACAGCTGCTACAGCACCCTGTTCGCCCGTGACTCGATCAACAACGCGGGCGCCACCCTCATCAGCACGGTGCACCACCGCGTCAAGTACGTGAACGCCTTCTGGGACGGCACCCAGATGGTGTACGGCGACGGCGACAACGTCACCGCCACCAACCTGGCCAACTCGCTGGACGTGACCGCCCACGAGCTGACCCACGCGGTGACGGACAACGAGTCGGACCTCATCTACTCGGGTGAGTCCGGCGGCCTCAACGAGTCCATGTCCGACATCTTCGGCGCCGTGTGCGAGTGGTACGGCGACGGCAAGGTCGTCAGCGACCGCACCTGGCTCATCGGCGACGACGTGTGGACCCCGGCCACCCCGGGCGACGCGCTGCGCTACATGGCCAACCCCACGCAGGACGGCGACTCGCTGGACTACTACCCGGACTACGCCTCGGGCGTGGACGTGCACTACAGCTCGGGTATCTCCAACCTGGCCTTCTACCTGCTGAGCCAGGGCGGCACGCACCCGAAGGGCAAGACCACCCAGGCCGTGGCGGGCATCGGCATCGAGAAGGCCGCGCGCATCTTCTACAAGGCCAACGCCGACATCATGACGCCGAGCACCACGTTCGAGCAGGCCAAGGTGGCCACCGAGCAGGCCGCTCAGCAGCTGGGCTACGACGCGGCGACCATCGCCTCCGTCTCCAACGCCTGGAAGGCCGTGGGCGTGGGCGTGCCCGTGCCTCCGCCGGTCAACACCCCGATCGAGAAGAACGTGCCGGTGACCGACGTGGCCGGCGCCAAGGGCTCCAAGCAGTACTACAGCTTCACGGTGCCCGAGGGTGCCACGGACCTGACGGTCAGCATCGCTGGCGGCACGGGTGACGCGGACCTCTACGTGCGCTTCAACAACGCGCCGACCACCACCCAGTACGACTGCCGTCCCTACAAGTCCGGCAACGCGGAGACCTGCACCTTCGCCGCTCCGTCCCAGGGCACCTGGTACGCGCTGCTCAACGGCTTCAGCGCCTACACGGGCGTGACGCTGTCGGTGACCTGGAAGGGCGGCTACGTGCCCATCGAGGAGGGTGTGAAGCTCTCCGGTCTCTCCGGTGTCGCTGGCTCGGACCAGGTCTACAAGCTGCCGGTGGTGACCTCCACGAAGGCCAATACCCGCACCGACCTGTTCGTGATCATCTACGGCGGCAAGGGCAACGCGGACCTCTACGTGCAGCACGGCTCGGCCCCCAAGGCGTACGAGTACGAGTGCCGCGGCGTGAGCGAGCACAACCTGGAGATCTGCCGCATCAAGGGCGTGCGCGACGGCAACTACTACATCCAGGTCTTCGGCGCGAAGGGCGGCTACGAGGGTCTCAACCTGGTGGGCAAGACCAACACGGTGCGCGTGCGCCCCGGCCACTACGACCGGGATGACTTCGGTCTCGGTGATCTCATCGGCCTGGGCATCAACATCAACGACTGA
- a CDS encoding YicC/YloC family endoribonuclease — translation MLKSMTGFGAGRARVGDEEFSVELRSLNHKFCEVKARLPRELAALESVVVKQVKDRLARGSVEVFIKRQTATAAGTVPVVDVALAREYARAFREIAGALGVSVEVGWAHVANQPGVMRLEERGMDVESASKAVQEALAQALGALEQMRQVEGEAIRVDLEARLGLIERWSREVAELSPRSVEEYRQRLAERVAELARGISVDEQRLAQEVAVFAERTDIAEEMTRLASHLEQFRQMIAGSEPSGRRMDFLVQEMHREVNTTGSKSQHAEISARVVSMKAEVERIREQVQNVE, via the coding sequence ATGCTGAAGAGCATGACGGGATTTGGCGCGGGACGCGCCCGGGTAGGGGACGAGGAGTTCTCGGTCGAGCTGCGCTCGCTGAACCACAAGTTCTGTGAGGTGAAGGCGCGGCTTCCGAGGGAGCTGGCGGCACTGGAGTCGGTGGTGGTGAAGCAGGTGAAGGACCGGCTCGCCCGCGGCTCGGTGGAGGTCTTCATCAAGCGCCAGACGGCGACGGCGGCCGGGACGGTGCCGGTGGTGGACGTGGCGCTGGCGAGGGAGTACGCGCGGGCCTTCCGGGAGATAGCGGGGGCGCTCGGGGTGAGTGTCGAGGTGGGCTGGGCCCATGTCGCGAACCAGCCGGGGGTGATGCGGCTGGAGGAGCGGGGCATGGACGTGGAGTCAGCCTCGAAGGCGGTCCAGGAGGCGTTGGCTCAGGCGCTCGGAGCGCTGGAGCAGATGCGCCAGGTGGAGGGCGAGGCCATCCGGGTGGACCTGGAAGCCAGGCTGGGGCTCATCGAGCGCTGGAGCCGGGAGGTGGCGGAGCTGTCGCCCCGGTCGGTAGAGGAGTATCGGCAGCGGCTCGCCGAGCGGGTGGCCGAGCTGGCGCGAGGCATCTCGGTGGACGAGCAGCGACTGGCGCAGGAAGTGGCTGTGTTCGCGGAGCGGACGGACATTGCCGAGGAGATGACCCGGCTGGCGAGCCACCTGGAGCAGTTCCGCCAAATGATAGCGGGGAGCGAGCCATCGGGCCGCCGCATGGACTTCCTCGTCCAGGAGATGCACCGCGAGGTGAACACCACGGGCTCGAAGAGCCAGCATGCGGAGATCTCCGCGCGAGTGGTGTCGATGAAGGCAGAAGTCGAGCGCATCCGCGAACAGGTTCAGAACGTCGAATGA
- a CDS encoding glycosyltransferase, with protein MKILHLLASPFWSGPAENVALLALAQREAGHEVTVAVDRRRKEVAAEEPAVPRLEALGLLDEGGLELSVKSPPWAIWKDMRGLRARDVEVVHTHFTHDHLVARWARPRGAVLIRSVHAPRSLRSSLPYADAYTVPASSLITRLLGRRVRVLPPLVDGMFRPAEEREALRRELGLTGAPLMGMVSTFQASRRHGVGVEAFARLRRVHEGARLVLVGDGEQVEAVRQQVRGLGLEEAVTFAGYQRGEAFARWLRALDEVWVLGLGNDWSARAAAQARACGVRVVAVAEGNLPSLADVLVEEPTPEAVVAASESGVRALVAHPSNARIAEDMLALYAQAREER; from the coding sequence GTGAAAATCCTCCACCTGCTCGCGAGTCCGTTCTGGAGTGGCCCGGCGGAGAACGTGGCGTTGCTGGCGCTGGCGCAGCGGGAGGCGGGGCACGAGGTAACGGTGGCGGTGGATCGCCGGAGGAAGGAGGTCGCGGCGGAGGAGCCGGCGGTACCGCGTCTCGAGGCGCTGGGCCTGTTGGACGAGGGAGGACTGGAGCTGTCGGTGAAGTCCCCGCCGTGGGCGATCTGGAAGGACATGCGCGGGCTGAGGGCCCGGGACGTGGAGGTGGTGCACACGCACTTCACGCACGACCACCTGGTGGCGAGGTGGGCGAGGCCGAGGGGTGCGGTGCTGATCCGCTCGGTGCATGCGCCGAGGTCGCTGAGGTCCTCGCTGCCGTACGCGGACGCGTACACGGTGCCGGCGTCGTCATTGATTACACGGCTGTTGGGCCGGCGGGTGAGGGTGTTGCCGCCGCTGGTGGATGGGATGTTCCGGCCGGCGGAGGAGCGCGAGGCGTTGCGGAGGGAGCTGGGGCTGACGGGGGCGCCGCTGATGGGGATGGTGTCCACGTTCCAGGCCTCACGGCGGCACGGGGTGGGAGTGGAGGCCTTCGCGAGGCTGCGCCGGGTGCACGAGGGGGCGAGGCTGGTGCTGGTGGGGGATGGAGAGCAGGTGGAGGCGGTGCGCCAGCAGGTGCGAGGGCTGGGGCTGGAGGAGGCGGTGACGTTCGCGGGCTACCAGCGAGGCGAGGCCTTCGCGCGCTGGCTGCGAGCGCTGGACGAGGTCTGGGTGCTGGGCCTGGGGAACGACTGGAGCGCGAGGGCGGCGGCGCAGGCGAGGGCCTGCGGGGTGAGGGTGGTGGCGGTGGCGGAGGGAAACCTGCCGTCGCTGGCGGACGTGCTGGTGGAGGAGCCGACGCCCGAGGCGGTGGTGGCGGCGTCGGAGTCTGGGGTGAGAGCGCTGGTGGCGCACCCGAGCAACGCGAGGATCGCGGAGGACATGCTCGCGCTGTACGCGCAGGCGAGGGAGGAGCGGTGA
- a CDS encoding bifunctional heptose 7-phosphate kinase/heptose 1-phosphate adenyltransferase → MAAVLPARAIPTLAQLPLAFARRRVLLVGDLVADHYIYGQTDRVSREAPVLIVRHESSEVKLGGGANVAANVRSLSGQVTAVGVLGADEMGRALRKLFDEAGIQLSAVSARGVETETKTRILAGGLSTTRQQMLRLDRGQRGPLPPRLRRALVKRVEEAAKDADAVVVSDYGAGVVGDEMREALRKLAAEGLPVCVDSRYSLMAFSGVTVCKPNEPELQALVGRPLRTEEELVEAGHEVVRRLKCEALLVTRGRHGMALFDAAGGVDKIPVHGAKEAVDVTGAGDTVIAALSLGLAAGGSFGAAARLANVAGSLAVQKLGTATVARDELLGELRGAR, encoded by the coding sequence ATGGCTGCCGTCCTGCCCGCCCGAGCGATACCGACCCTGGCCCAGCTTCCATTGGCTTTCGCGCGCCGGAGGGTGCTGCTGGTAGGGGATCTGGTTGCCGACCATTACATCTACGGCCAGACGGACCGGGTGAGCCGGGAGGCGCCGGTGCTGATCGTGCGTCACGAGTCCTCGGAGGTGAAGCTGGGGGGAGGGGCGAACGTGGCGGCGAACGTGCGGTCGCTGTCGGGACAGGTGACGGCGGTGGGGGTGTTGGGGGCGGACGAGATGGGGCGAGCGCTGCGGAAGCTGTTCGACGAGGCGGGAATCCAGCTGAGCGCGGTGAGTGCGAGGGGCGTGGAGACGGAGACGAAGACGCGCATCCTGGCGGGCGGGTTGAGCACGACGCGGCAGCAGATGCTGAGGCTGGACCGGGGGCAGAGGGGCCCCTTGCCGCCGAGGCTGAGACGAGCGCTGGTGAAGAGGGTGGAGGAGGCGGCGAAGGACGCGGACGCGGTGGTGGTGTCGGACTATGGGGCGGGGGTGGTGGGGGACGAGATGCGCGAGGCGCTGCGGAAGCTGGCGGCGGAAGGGCTGCCGGTGTGCGTGGACAGCCGGTACAGCCTGATGGCGTTCTCCGGGGTGACGGTGTGCAAGCCGAACGAGCCGGAGCTGCAGGCGCTGGTGGGCCGGCCGTTGAGGACGGAGGAGGAGTTGGTGGAGGCGGGGCACGAGGTGGTGCGGCGGTTGAAGTGCGAGGCGCTGCTGGTGACGCGGGGCCGGCACGGGATGGCGCTCTTCGATGCGGCGGGAGGGGTGGACAAGATCCCGGTGCACGGAGCGAAGGAAGCGGTGGACGTGACGGGGGCGGGGGACACGGTGATCGCGGCCTTGTCGTTGGGTCTGGCGGCTGGGGGGAGCTTTGGAGCGGCGGCGCGGCTGGCGAACGTGGCGGGGTCGTTGGCGGTGCAGAAGCTGGGCACGGCGACGGTGGCGCGGGACGAGCTGCTGGGCGAGCTGAGGGGCGCGAGGTGA
- a CDS encoding Trm112 family protein: MRLPDILLATWACPRCKGRLTPAQAPTSTPTLPLPSGEGRGEGTRAPGSTLESTDPDELRCENCHLAYPIRDTVPELLNTSARRY; encoded by the coding sequence ATGAGGCTCCCCGACATACTCCTCGCGACATGGGCCTGTCCCCGCTGCAAGGGGCGACTGACCCCAGCCCAAGCCCCGACATCAACACCAACCCTCCCTCTCCCTTCGGGAGAGGGTCGGGGTGAGGGTACCCGAGCCCCGGGTTCAACCCTCGAGAGCACCGACCCGGACGAACTGCGCTGCGAGAACTGCCATCTCGCGTACCCCATCCGGGACACCGTACCGGAGCTGTTGAACACCTCGGCGCGCCGCTACTGA